A single genomic interval of Malania oleifera isolate guangnan ecotype guangnan chromosome 13, ASM2987363v1, whole genome shotgun sequence harbors:
- the LOC131145412 gene encoding polypyrimidine tract-binding protein homolog 2 isoform X2: MLVLSALMFYTWPMSRQYLRWQPNASGERAHVFSAFGFVHKITTFEKTAGFQALVQFSDSVTASSAKNALDGRIIPRYLLPEHLGPCTLRITFSAHTDLSVKFQSHRSRDYTNPYLPVAPSAIDASGQFGVGIDGKRLEAESNVVLASIENMQYAVTLDVLHMVFSAFGPVQKIAMFDKNGGVQALIQYPDVQTAVVAKEALEGHCIYDGGFCKLHISYSRHTDLSIRVNNDRSRDYTIPNTPMLNSQPSILGQQPVPVAGPSTQQYNGTQFAPAPDGPVAHQPSAGWGSAVSGVPPSMPMQVHNQPYMPPGSMPPPGMSLQHPYGH, from the exons ATGCTCGTCTTGTCAGCATTGATGTTTTACACTTG GCCCATGTCAAGGCAATATCTTCGATGGCAGCCTAATGCTTCGGGAGAAAGAGCGCAT GTCTTTTCAGCTTTTGGATTTGTTCATAAGATTACGACCTTTGAGAAGACAGCTGGATTCCAG GCATTGGTGCAATTTTCTGATTCTGTAACTGCTTCTTCTGCAAAAAATGCCCTGGATGGACGAATCATCCCTAG GTACCTGCTTCCGGAGCACTTGGGACCATGTACCCTTAGAATAACTTTTTCTGCTCACACAGATTTGAGTGTGAAATTCCAGAGCCACCGTAGCAG GGATTACACTAATCCATACCTTCCTGTTGCGCCATCAGCTATAGATGCAAGTGGTCAG TTTGGTGTGGGCATTGATGGGAAAAGGCTAGAAGCTGAGAGTAACGTTGTTCTTGCATCTATTGAGAACATGCAGTATGCTGTCACGTTGGATGTTTTACATATG GTATTTTCTGCTTTTGGACCTGTCCAGAAGATTGCTATGTTTGATAAGAATGGAGGAGTTCAAGCTTTGATTCAGTATCCTG ACGTTCAGACAGCTGTTGTTGCTAAGGAAGCTTTAGAAGGACACTGCATCTATGATGGAGGGTTTTGCAAGCTTCACATCTCATATTCACGTCATACTGATCTCAGTATAAGG GTGAACAATGATCGGAGCAGAGATTATACAATCCCAAACACTCCCATGTTGAATTCCCAACCCTCTATTCTGGGGCAACAGCCAGTTCCCGTGGCCGGTCCATCTACCCAGCAATACAATGGGACGCAGTTTGCTCCAGCACCCGATGGTCCTGTGGCACATCAGCCTTCAGCAGGATGGGGCTCGGCTGTGTCAGGGGTTCCACCATCCATGCCCATGCAGGTGCATAACCAGCCTTACATGCCACCTGGGTCTATGCCTCCCCCTGGAATGTCTCTGCAGCATCCTTATGGGCATTGA
- the LOC131145412 gene encoding polypyrimidine tract-binding protein homolog 2 isoform X1, which translates to MTSVSSQPQFRYTQPPSKVLHLRNLPWECTEEELIELGKPFGKVVNTKCNVGANRNQAFIEFADLNQAIAMISYYASSSEPAQVRGKTVYLQYSNRQEIVNNKTTADVAGNVLLVTIEGSDARLVSIDVLHLVFSAFGFVHKITTFEKTAGFQALVQFSDSVTASSAKNALDGRIIPRYLLPEHLGPCTLRITFSAHTDLSVKFQSHRSRDYTNPYLPVAPSAIDASGQFGVGIDGKRLEAESNVVLASIENMQYAVTLDVLHMVFSAFGPVQKIAMFDKNGGVQALIQYPDVQTAVVAKEALEGHCIYDGGFCKLHISYSRHTDLSIRVNNDRSRDYTIPNTPMLNSQPSILGQQPVPVAGPSTQQYNGTQFAPAPDGPVAHQPSAGWGSAVSGVPPSMPMQVHNQPYMPPGSMPPPGMSLQHPYGH; encoded by the exons ATGACTTCTGTATCCAGTCAGCCGCAGTTCCGGTACACCCAACCACCATCCAAGGTACTTCACTTGAGAAACTTGCCTTGGGAGTGCACAGAGGAGGAATTGATCGAATTAGGGAAGCCTTTTGGTAAAGTTGTCAACACAAAATGCAATGTTGGGGCAAACCGAAATCAAGCTTTTATTGAATTT GCGGATTTGAATCAAGCTATTGCAATGATATCCTATTACGCTTCGTCCTCAGAACCAGCTCAAGTACGGGGGAAGACCGTGTATTTGCAATACTCCAATAGACAAGAAATAGTGAACAATAAAACTACAGCAGATGTTGCTGGAAATGTATTACTGGTAACAATTGAGGGTTCTGATGCTCGTCTTGTCAGCATTGATGTTTTACACTTG GTCTTTTCAGCTTTTGGATTTGTTCATAAGATTACGACCTTTGAGAAGACAGCTGGATTCCAG GCATTGGTGCAATTTTCTGATTCTGTAACTGCTTCTTCTGCAAAAAATGCCCTGGATGGACGAATCATCCCTAG GTACCTGCTTCCGGAGCACTTGGGACCATGTACCCTTAGAATAACTTTTTCTGCTCACACAGATTTGAGTGTGAAATTCCAGAGCCACCGTAGCAG GGATTACACTAATCCATACCTTCCTGTTGCGCCATCAGCTATAGATGCAAGTGGTCAG TTTGGTGTGGGCATTGATGGGAAAAGGCTAGAAGCTGAGAGTAACGTTGTTCTTGCATCTATTGAGAACATGCAGTATGCTGTCACGTTGGATGTTTTACATATG GTATTTTCTGCTTTTGGACCTGTCCAGAAGATTGCTATGTTTGATAAGAATGGAGGAGTTCAAGCTTTGATTCAGTATCCTG ACGTTCAGACAGCTGTTGTTGCTAAGGAAGCTTTAGAAGGACACTGCATCTATGATGGAGGGTTTTGCAAGCTTCACATCTCATATTCACGTCATACTGATCTCAGTATAAGG GTGAACAATGATCGGAGCAGAGATTATACAATCCCAAACACTCCCATGTTGAATTCCCAACCCTCTATTCTGGGGCAACAGCCAGTTCCCGTGGCCGGTCCATCTACCCAGCAATACAATGGGACGCAGTTTGCTCCAGCACCCGATGGTCCTGTGGCACATCAGCCTTCAGCAGGATGGGGCTCGGCTGTGTCAGGGGTTCCACCATCCATGCCCATGCAGGTGCATAACCAGCCTTACATGCCACCTGGGTCTATGCCTCCCCCTGGAATGTCTCTGCAGCATCCTTATGGGCATTGA